One segment of Acidobacteriota bacterium DNA contains the following:
- a CDS encoding outer membrane beta-barrel protein, with amino-acid sequence MVLVFALGVLLPAPARADWHIMPYLAVAFGGDTNIIKLGLDPGGAVKKRHNGFGVSAGWISSGWFGVEGDLAFAPAFFGDRSETVATSRLTTLSGNIVVLVPRRVVGDSLRPYATGGLGLVRAGVSFDSDALEPLARNLVGFNVGGGVTGFLTDRAGVRWDLRYFRGTSGDDDLSVTGGTGTPTLSFWRLSMGVVLRY; translated from the coding sequence GTGGTCCTCGTCTTCGCGCTCGGCGTGTTGCTGCCGGCGCCCGCGCGCGCCGACTGGCACATCATGCCGTACCTCGCCGTGGCGTTCGGCGGCGACACCAACATCATCAAGCTGGGCCTCGATCCCGGCGGGGCCGTGAAGAAGCGGCACAACGGCTTCGGCGTCTCGGCCGGGTGGATCTCCAGCGGGTGGTTCGGGGTTGAAGGGGATCTGGCGTTCGCGCCCGCGTTCTTCGGCGACAGAAGCGAGACGGTGGCGACGAGCCGGCTGACGACGCTCTCTGGCAACATCGTCGTTCTCGTGCCCCGCCGGGTCGTTGGCGATTCGCTGCGCCCCTACGCGACCGGTGGCCTCGGGCTCGTCCGCGCGGGAGTGAGCTTCGACAGCGATGCCCTGGAGCCGCTGGCGCGCAACCTGGTCGGATTCAACGTCGGAGGCGGCGTCACCGGGTTCCTGACCGATCGGGCGGGTGTGCGGTGGGACCTCCGCTACTTCCGGGGCACGAGCGGAGACGACGACCTGTCGGTCACCGGCGGCACCGGCACGCCGACACTCAGCTTCTGGCGCCTCAGCATGGGCGTCGTGCTCAGGTACTGA
- a CDS encoding carboxypeptidase regulatory-like domain-containing protein: protein MKRFALTCLVALAALSWSNTAMAQGVQTGIIQGTVRDTGNLVLPGVTVTVASSALQGTRTTVTDGNGVYVLRGLPPGIYTVLFELAGFEPLERTTTVELGKPSDVSAALGVGGLTETVEVTASTVASTVTATTTGQNLRYEEINSLPAARTLQGVATLAPGLTTNTPNAGQVTISGAFAYDNVFLVDGVDINDNLFGTANNLFIEDAIEETQVLTSGISAEYGRFSGGVVNAVTKSGGDLFSGSFRANLTNDKWQRQSPFEKVRDIERNDKLNQVYEATTGGPILRTKLWFFGAGRWLSTETEATLPTSGVPFTSTNEEKRGEIKLTGTVAQNHTFTGSYFKLARDAKRVAFGFSIDPKVAEEPSFPNDRWVAGYRGVLGSRAFAEARWSRKSFGFRNTGGTSTSIVDSPFIGLSQLVHFNAPYFDATDPEDRNNYQLAGSLSYFLTTTNAGSHDFKGGVEIYNSTRTGGNSQSPTNYVFIADYATNAAGQPLFDANGFFIPVFEPFASEYELWLATRGAQIDIKTTSFYLQDRWQAGRNLSFDLGVRYEKVRGEATGDIVTVDTDTWVPRLAASYDLKGDGRYVAQATYAWYSGKYSEAQFASNTDVGNPAGVFAYYVGPEGQGRDFAPGFDPDNYVIYTGSFPTANVFFDSGLSSPVTKEITLSLGGQFGRGYVKGTYVQRSMSNFVEDFYTLDGGRTTVTRDGITFGTFTNQIYRNSDDPKRDYKALQFIGRYPITARWSVTGNYTLQIENDGNFEGEGTNTPGISSVFGDYPEAFNESRHYPDGRLNDFQRHKVRLWTTYNTNLPFRLGNADLSLLYRYDSPLSYSLAASNVPLSAVQRNLLAAYASRPSNQTLYFGDRGSELFDAAHLFDFGLNYEVPVFKSLRPYLKFDVFNVFNHRKLVTWNTVVRADNTSALDGLGLPTGYTLGPLYGQATSTANYATARRWQIAMGFRF from the coding sequence ATGAAGCGCTTCGCTCTGACCTGCCTCGTGGCACTGGCGGCGCTCTCCTGGTCGAACACGGCGATGGCCCAGGGTGTCCAGACGGGCATCATCCAGGGTACCGTGCGCGACACGGGCAACCTCGTCCTGCCAGGGGTCACGGTCACCGTCGCCTCGTCTGCTCTCCAAGGCACGCGCACCACCGTCACTGACGGCAACGGCGTCTACGTCCTCCGCGGCCTCCCCCCCGGAATCTACACGGTGCTCTTCGAGCTCGCGGGCTTCGAGCCCCTCGAACGGACCACCACGGTCGAGCTCGGCAAACCGAGCGACGTCAGCGCGGCCCTCGGGGTCGGCGGCCTGACCGAAACCGTCGAGGTGACCGCCAGCACCGTGGCGTCGACGGTCACGGCCACGACCACCGGCCAGAACCTGCGCTACGAGGAGATCAACAGCCTGCCGGCGGCGCGCACGCTCCAGGGCGTGGCCACGCTGGCGCCCGGCCTGACGACCAACACCCCCAACGCCGGCCAGGTCACGATTTCCGGCGCCTTCGCGTACGACAACGTGTTCCTCGTCGATGGGGTCGACATCAACGACAACCTCTTCGGCACCGCCAACAACCTCTTCATCGAGGATGCCATCGAGGAGACCCAGGTCCTGACCTCGGGCATCTCGGCCGAGTACGGCCGCTTCTCGGGCGGCGTCGTCAATGCGGTGACCAAGAGCGGCGGCGACCTCTTCTCCGGCAGCTTCCGCGCCAACCTCACCAACGACAAGTGGCAGCGCCAGTCGCCGTTCGAGAAGGTGCGGGACATCGAGCGCAACGACAAGCTCAATCAGGTCTACGAAGCGACGACGGGCGGCCCGATCCTCCGGACGAAACTCTGGTTCTTCGGCGCAGGCCGCTGGCTGTCGACCGAGACCGAGGCGACGCTGCCGACGAGCGGTGTGCCCTTCACGTCGACCAACGAGGAGAAGCGCGGCGAGATCAAGCTGACGGGCACGGTCGCGCAGAACCACACCTTCACGGGCAGCTACTTCAAGCTCGCGCGTGACGCCAAGCGCGTCGCCTTCGGCTTCTCGATCGACCCGAAGGTCGCCGAGGAACCGAGCTTCCCGAACGACCGCTGGGTGGCGGGCTATCGCGGCGTGCTCGGGTCGCGGGCCTTCGCCGAGGCGCGCTGGTCGCGCAAGTCGTTCGGCTTCCGTAACACGGGCGGCACGAGCACGAGCATCGTCGACTCGCCGTTCATCGGTCTGTCGCAGCTCGTGCACTTCAACGCTCCCTACTTCGACGCGACCGACCCGGAAGATCGCAACAACTACCAGCTCGCGGGCAGCCTGTCGTACTTCCTCACGACCACCAACGCCGGCAGCCACGACTTCAAGGGCGGCGTCGAAATCTACAACAGCACGCGCACGGGCGGCAACTCGCAGTCGCCGACCAACTACGTCTTCATCGCCGACTACGCCACCAACGCCGCCGGCCAGCCCCTGTTCGACGCCAACGGCTTCTTCATTCCCGTCTTCGAGCCGTTCGCATCCGAGTACGAGCTCTGGCTCGCGACGCGCGGCGCGCAGATCGACATCAAGACCACGTCGTTCTACCTGCAGGATCGCTGGCAGGCCGGGCGCAACCTCTCCTTCGACCTCGGCGTGCGCTACGAGAAGGTCCGTGGCGAAGCCACCGGCGACATCGTGACGGTCGACACCGACACCTGGGTACCGCGGCTCGCCGCGAGCTACGACCTCAAGGGTGATGGCCGCTACGTGGCACAGGCGACCTACGCCTGGTACTCCGGCAAGTACAGCGAGGCGCAGTTTGCCAGCAACACCGACGTCGGCAACCCGGCGGGCGTTTTCGCCTACTACGTGGGTCCAGAGGGCCAGGGCCGCGACTTCGCGCCCGGGTTCGACCCCGACAACTACGTCATCTACACCGGCAGCTTCCCCACCGCGAACGTGTTCTTCGACAGCGGGCTTTCGTCGCCGGTGACCAAGGAGATCACCCTCTCGCTCGGCGGGCAGTTCGGTCGGGGGTATGTCAAGGGCACCTACGTGCAGCGCAGCATGTCGAACTTCGTCGAGGACTTCTACACCCTCGACGGAGGCCGCACGACGGTGACGCGAGACGGCATCACCTTCGGAACGTTCACCAACCAGATCTACCGCAACAGCGACGACCCGAAGCGCGACTACAAGGCGCTGCAGTTCATCGGGCGCTACCCCATCACGGCCCGCTGGTCGGTCACGGGGAACTACACGCTGCAGATCGAGAACGACGGCAACTTCGAGGGCGAAGGCACGAACACGCCGGGCATCTCGTCGGTCTTCGGCGACTACCCCGAGGCCTTCAACGAGTCGCGCCACTATCCTGACGGGCGGCTGAACGACTTCCAGCGCCACAAGGTCCGCCTGTGGACGACCTACAACACCAATCTGCCGTTCCGCCTCGGGAACGCGGACCTGTCGCTGCTCTACCGCTACGACTCACCGCTCAGCTACAGCCTCGCGGCCTCGAACGTCCCGCTGAGCGCGGTACAGCGAAACCTGCTCGCCGCCTATGCTTCACGGCCCAGCAACCAGACGCTCTACTTCGGCGATCGCGGGTCGGAGCTCTTCGACGCGGCGCATCTGTTCGACTTCGGCCTCAACTACGAGGTGCCGGTGTTCAAGAGCCTGCGCCCGTACCTGAAGTTCGACGTGTTCAACGTGTTCAACCACCGCAAGCTGGTCACGTGGAACACCGTCGTCCGTGCCGACAACACCAGCGCGCTCGACGGCCTCGGCCTGCCCACCGGCTACACGCTCGGGCCGCTCTACGGCCAGGCCACGTCCACCGCCAACTACGCGACGGCGCGCCGCTGGCAGATCGCGATGGGCTTCAGGTTCTGA
- a CDS encoding (2Fe-2S) ferredoxin domain-containing protein: MPASSRHIFLCGDDDKQKCASRERLRAAWKLLKRRLDELGLADAGTVARTRTHCLRVCEAGPIAVVYPEGAWYGECDAERLERIVREHLVGGRVVDDLLILARPLAPDAPSEP, from the coding sequence CTGCCGGCCTCCAGCCGTCACATCTTCCTCTGCGGCGATGACGACAAGCAGAAGTGCGCCAGTCGTGAGCGACTGCGCGCCGCCTGGAAGCTGCTCAAGCGACGGCTCGACGAGCTCGGGCTGGCCGACGCGGGCACCGTGGCGCGAACCCGGACGCACTGTCTCCGCGTCTGCGAGGCGGGCCCCATCGCCGTCGTCTACCCGGAGGGCGCCTGGTATGGTGAGTGCGATGCCGAGAGGCTCGAGCGGATCGTCCGCGAGCACCTGGTGGGTGGGCGAGTCGTCGACGATCTGCTGATCCTGGCGAGGCCACTGGCGCCCGACGCGCCGTCGGAGCCATGA
- the apaG gene encoding Co2+/Mg2+ efflux protein ApaG, which translates to MSTSEAVTRGIRVRVRAEYSPEHSHPQQNRWFFLYTIEIANEGDETVQLVTRHWIITDAAGHTEEVQGPGVVGQQPILEPGDTFEYTSGCPLTNPIGAMRGTYQMLTPAGDQFDAEIAPFTLRGPYTVH; encoded by the coding sequence ATGTCGACGTCGGAAGCGGTCACCCGGGGCATTCGCGTGCGCGTCCGGGCCGAGTATTCGCCCGAGCACTCGCACCCGCAGCAGAACCGCTGGTTCTTCCTCTACACGATAGAGATCGCCAACGAGGGCGACGAGACGGTGCAACTCGTCACCCGACACTGGATTATCACCGACGCGGCGGGGCACACCGAAGAGGTTCAGGGTCCCGGGGTGGTCGGCCAGCAGCCGATCCTCGAGCCGGGCGACACCTTCGAATACACCTCGGGTTGTCCCCTGACGAACCCGATCGGCGCCATGCGCGGGACCTACCAGATGTTGACGCCGGCCGGCGATCAGTTCGACGCCGAGATCGCGCCGTTCACGCTGCGCGGTCCCTATACGGTCCACTGA
- a CDS encoding UbiD family decarboxylase has protein sequence MRRERGFPDLRSFIDRLRRDGDLARVEVPVDPVLEVAEIHRRVIAAGGPALLFTNVKGAAFPLVTNLFGTSRRAALAFGERPQRLIRRLVHLVDTLLPPTPRKLWDARDVALEVRRIGLSRGSRGPVSEVVTTDVRLDRLPAITCWPDDGGPFVTLPLVYTEHPDKPGHNLGMYRLHVHDASTTGMHWQIGKGGGFHHAVAEARGERLPVTVFLGGPPALMLSAIAPLPENVPELMLASLIAGERLRLVEGHGPHPLVAQAEFALMGSVPPHVRRPEGPFGDHYGYYSLRHDYPVFEVERIAHRRDAIYPATVVGKPRQEDFFIGDLLQDLLSPLFPLVMPAVLDLWSYGETGYHSLAAAIVKQRYKREAMASAFRILGEGQLSLQKFVLVTDQHVDLRDFKATLVHLLERTNPETDLYVFSNLAMDTLDYTGPVVNEGSKGVWLGLGDPVRRLPGAFQATDVPAGVADVRVFCPGCLVVGVPAYSEEPGVADRIAAHPAFAGWPLVVLSDEPRRAVASAMNFLWTTFTRFEPAADIHAADVRVVRNHLAYSAPVVIDARMKPWYPAEVSCRPDIAARVSARWREYFPGGVEMGDSEAGHLDPA, from the coding sequence ATGAGGCGTGAACGTGGGTTCCCCGACCTCCGGTCGTTCATCGATCGACTCCGGCGCGACGGCGACCTCGCCCGCGTCGAGGTGCCGGTCGACCCGGTGCTGGAGGTGGCCGAGATCCACCGGCGCGTGATTGCCGCCGGGGGTCCGGCGCTGCTCTTCACGAACGTGAAGGGCGCCGCGTTTCCGCTCGTCACGAACCTCTTCGGCACGTCGCGGCGTGCCGCCCTCGCGTTCGGCGAGCGACCCCAGCGGCTGATCAGGCGCCTCGTGCACCTGGTCGACACGCTGCTGCCGCCCACCCCTCGCAAGCTGTGGGACGCCCGTGACGTGGCGCTCGAGGTTCGTCGCATCGGCCTGTCGCGCGGCAGCCGCGGCCCGGTCTCCGAGGTGGTGACGACCGACGTCAGGCTCGACCGACTGCCGGCGATCACCTGCTGGCCGGACGATGGCGGGCCGTTTGTGACGTTGCCGCTCGTCTACACCGAGCACCCCGACAAGCCCGGCCACAACCTCGGGATGTACCGGTTGCACGTGCACGACGCGTCCACGACCGGCATGCACTGGCAGATCGGCAAGGGCGGCGGGTTTCACCATGCCGTCGCCGAGGCTCGCGGCGAGCGCCTCCCGGTCACCGTGTTCCTCGGCGGCCCGCCCGCGCTCATGCTGTCGGCCATCGCCCCGCTGCCCGAGAACGTGCCCGAACTGATGCTGGCCTCGCTCATCGCGGGCGAGCGGCTGCGCCTCGTCGAGGGCCATGGCCCGCACCCGTTGGTCGCGCAGGCCGAGTTCGCCCTCATGGGCAGCGTGCCACCGCACGTGCGACGTCCGGAAGGTCCCTTCGGGGACCACTACGGCTACTACTCCCTCCGGCACGACTACCCGGTCTTCGAGGTCGAACGGATCGCGCATCGTCGCGATGCCATCTACCCGGCGACCGTCGTCGGTAAACCGCGCCAGGAGGACTTCTTCATCGGCGACCTGCTGCAGGACCTGCTGTCGCCACTCTTTCCGCTCGTCATGCCGGCAGTGCTCGACCTCTGGTCGTATGGCGAGACGGGCTACCACTCGCTCGCGGCGGCCATCGTCAAGCAGCGGTACAAGCGGGAGGCGATGGCGAGCGCGTTTCGCATCCTGGGTGAGGGACAACTGTCGCTGCAGAAGTTCGTCCTGGTGACCGACCAGCACGTCGACCTGCGCGACTTCAAGGCCACGCTCGTGCATCTGCTCGAGCGCACGAACCCGGAGACCGACCTGTACGTGTTCTCCAACCTGGCCATGGACACGCTCGACTACACGGGCCCCGTGGTCAACGAGGGGTCGAAGGGCGTGTGGCTCGGCCTCGGCGACCCGGTGCGCCGGCTGCCGGGCGCCTTCCAGGCCACCGACGTGCCCGCTGGTGTCGCCGACGTGCGGGTGTTCTGCCCGGGCTGCCTCGTCGTTGGGGTGCCGGCCTACAGCGAAGAGCCCGGCGTCGCCGACCGCATCGCGGCGCATCCTGCCTTCGCCGGCTGGCCGCTCGTGGTTCTGAGCGACGAGCCGCGCCGGGCCGTGGCGAGCGCCATGAACTTCCTCTGGACCACGTTCACGCGCTTCGAGCCGGCGGCCGACATCCATGCCGCGGACGTGCGGGTGGTCCGCAACCACCTGGCCTATTCGGCACCAGTCGTCATCGACGCGCGGATGAAGCCCTGGTATCCGGCCGAAGTCAGTTGCCGACCCGACATCGCCGCGCGCGTGTCGGCACGCTGGCGCGAGTACTTCCCGGGCGGTGTCGAGATGGGCGACTCGGAGGCCGGCCATCTCGATCCGGCCTGA
- a CDS encoding YfcE family phosphodiesterase has product MLVGLIADTHGLVRPEVAPALAGVSRILHAGDVGGTGVLSALAAIAPVSAVWGNTDPLGEPGLRAAIELEIGGVRIHVSHGHELGAPTPVRLVERYDADVIVFGHTHQPLVERIGRQVVVNPGAAGPARFRLVPSVARLVIAAGEVRVEHVALVPGAR; this is encoded by the coding sequence ATCCTCGTCGGGCTCATCGCCGACACACACGGGCTCGTTCGTCCCGAGGTGGCGCCGGCCCTGGCGGGCGTCTCTCGAATCCTGCACGCTGGCGACGTGGGCGGCACGGGCGTGCTGTCCGCCCTCGCCGCCATCGCGCCCGTCTCGGCCGTATGGGGCAACACCGATCCACTGGGTGAGCCGGGACTTCGCGCTGCGATCGAACTCGAGATCGGTGGCGTTCGGATCCACGTGAGTCACGGCCACGAACTCGGCGCCCCAACGCCGGTCCGGCTCGTCGAGCGGTACGACGCGGACGTGATCGTCTTCGGCCACACGCACCAGCCGCTCGTCGAGCGGATCGGCCGGCAGGTCGTCGTGAACCCCGGCGCGGCCGGCCCGGCGCGGTTCCGCCTCGTGCCGAGCGTGGCGAGGCTCGTCATCGCAGCCGGCGAGGTGCGCGTCGAGCACGTCGCGCTCGTTCCCGGCGCCCGGTAG
- a CDS encoding alpha,alpha-trehalase: MPPRPPGFSPSRLRQHPAAWLALAVACVLLAAGLRAAQVATPPAVAPPSADRVAAVRAYIATGWTTLSRSLADLPEAAADPKMPLGPGEAWPVYVARSERLDDVRRTIDAILEGERRAAVTLLSLPAQATSVERHGLLYLPRPYVVPGGRFNEMYGWDSYFINVGLLHDGEIARARDMVDNFVYQVTHYGTILNANRTYYLTRSQPPLLTPMVRDVYRHTLDRTWLAGTWQAIERYYAFWTTPPHLDATTGLSRYYDTGEGPAPEVVSDEKDEAGRTHYDRVKAFYRTTPIDDYDVTEFYDRAADRLTPLFYKGDRSMRESGFDPSNRFGPFSVDIVHYAPVCLNSLLYQMEVDAAAIAAELGRDDVTIWHQRAERRRAAIGRYLWDEEAGLYFDFNVRHGRRRPYEFATTFYPLWVGAASPDQARRVVTSLPRLEAAGGLLTSTVRSGSQWDAPFGWAPLQLIAVRGLRRYGFDDDADRIASKFLELVTKEFEEHRVIVEKYDVVARESEVSAGITFGYSSNEIGFGWTNAAYLDLLAGLRERRQ, encoded by the coding sequence ATGCCCCCGCGCCCCCCCGGGTTCTCACCCTCCCGTCTGCGTCAGCACCCCGCGGCATGGCTGGCGCTTGCCGTCGCGTGCGTGCTGCTTGCGGCGGGCCTGCGCGCCGCGCAGGTCGCCACCCCGCCCGCGGTCGCCCCACCCTCGGCCGACCGCGTGGCCGCCGTCCGCGCCTACATCGCGACCGGCTGGACGACGCTGTCGCGGTCGCTGGCCGACCTGCCTGAGGCAGCCGCCGACCCGAAGATGCCCCTGGGACCTGGCGAGGCCTGGCCGGTGTACGTGGCCCGGTCGGAACGTCTCGACGACGTGCGCCGGACGATCGACGCCATCCTCGAGGGCGAGCGGCGTGCCGCCGTGACCCTCCTCTCGTTGCCCGCGCAGGCGACCTCCGTCGAGCGTCATGGCCTGCTCTACCTGCCCAGGCCGTACGTCGTTCCAGGAGGCCGATTCAACGAGATGTACGGCTGGGACAGTTACTTCATCAACGTGGGCCTGCTGCACGACGGTGAGATCGCACGCGCCCGCGACATGGTCGACAACTTCGTGTACCAGGTCACCCACTACGGCACCATCCTCAACGCGAACCGCACGTACTACCTCACGCGGTCGCAGCCACCGCTGCTGACGCCGATGGTGCGCGACGTGTACCGGCACACCCTCGACCGGACCTGGCTGGCGGGCACGTGGCAGGCCATCGAGCGCTATTACGCGTTCTGGACGACACCGCCGCACCTCGACGCCACGACCGGCCTGTCGCGGTACTACGACACCGGCGAGGGACCCGCGCCCGAGGTCGTGAGTGACGAGAAGGACGAGGCGGGTCGCACGCACTACGACCGCGTCAAGGCCTTCTACCGCACGACGCCCATTGACGACTACGACGTGACCGAGTTCTACGATCGGGCGGCCGACCGGCTCACCCCGCTCTTCTACAAGGGCGACCGATCGATGCGCGAGTCGGGTTTCGACCCGTCGAACCGATTCGGTCCGTTCAGCGTCGACATCGTCCACTATGCGCCGGTCTGCCTGAACAGCCTCCTCTACCAGATGGAGGTCGACGCAGCCGCCATCGCGGCGGAGCTCGGTCGCGACGACGTGACGATCTGGCACCAACGCGCCGAACGGCGCCGCGCCGCCATCGGCCGGTACCTCTGGGACGAGGAGGCCGGGCTGTACTTCGACTTCAACGTCCGACACGGCCGGCGGCGGCCGTACGAGTTCGCGACGACCTTCTACCCGCTCTGGGTGGGCGCCGCCTCGCCTGACCAGGCGCGCCGCGTCGTGACCAGCCTGCCGCGTCTCGAAGCGGCCGGCGGCCTGCTGACCTCCACCGTGCGCAGTGGCAGCCAGTGGGATGCGCCGTTTGGCTGGGCCCCGCTGCAGCTGATTGCCGTCCGAGGCCTCCGCCGCTACGGCTTCGACGACGACGCCGACCGCATCGCGTCGAAGTTCCTCGAACTCGTCACCAAGGAGTTCGAGGAACACCGGGTCATCGTCGAGAAGTACGACGTCGTCGCGAGGGAGTCGGAGGTCTCGGCGGGCATCACCTTCGGATACAGCTCGAACGAGATCGGGTTCGGGTGGACGAACGCGGCCTATCTCGATTTGCTCGCCGGATTGCGTGAACGACGGCAATGA
- the pepF gene encoding oligoendopeptidase F: MPSPPTPTRSAAPRRREDIPTAFTWNLSDIYADWPEWQAGCTALAEGIDRYAALQGTLARGADRLLAVLELSDVLGQLAYKVYYYAALKHDEDQRDNEANGRRQQVQALLARWSQSIAWFHPELLRIPLDIVRAWMEAQPKLGVYRFALEEVYRLQAHVLDHDGERLLSLANRLEEAPHEAYEALSTADVRWPTITLSTGEPVEVTYGRYRAILETNRVQADRALAFRALHETFASDQNTYAALYHGVLQRDWFVARARRYETTLDAALFGNAIPPAVVENLLAATRAGVAPLQRYHQLRRRALGLETYHMYDGSVPIVEFDRKYEYAEVLDWLVASVAPLGLDYQADMRRAFDGRWIDVYENPGKRSGAYSAAVYGVHPYMLLNYNETLDAVFTLAHEMGHSMHTLRSHAHQPFVYSDYTIFVAEVPSTLSEALFLEFMLQRADDPRERVVLLQHAIDSIVGTFYTQVLFADFELEAHRLVERGEPVTADVLGALYMERLRAYHGDAVDYDDLSRVTWARIPHFFNSPYYVYQYATCFASTARLVADLLGDDAGRREATVARYLGLLKAGGSDQPMILLERAGVDLSEPATVGAVVDELDRLVSKLEAAVAEL; encoded by the coding sequence ATGCCGAGTCCACCCACCCCGACGCGTTCCGCGGCCCCGCGGCGCCGCGAAGACATCCCGACGGCGTTCACCTGGAACCTCTCCGACATCTATGCCGACTGGCCCGAGTGGCAGGCGGGGTGCACGGCGTTGGCCGAGGGCATCGACCGCTACGCGGCGCTTCAAGGGACGTTGGCGCGCGGCGCCGATCGCCTGCTGGCGGTGCTCGAGCTCTCGGACGTGCTCGGCCAGCTGGCCTACAAGGTCTACTACTACGCGGCGCTGAAGCACGACGAGGACCAGCGCGACAACGAGGCCAACGGCCGGCGACAGCAGGTGCAGGCCCTGCTCGCCCGCTGGAGTCAGAGCATCGCCTGGTTTCACCCGGAGCTGCTGAGAATCCCCCTCGACATCGTGCGCGCCTGGATGGAGGCCCAGCCGAAGCTGGGGGTCTACCGCTTCGCGCTCGAGGAGGTGTACCGGCTCCAGGCGCACGTGCTCGATCACGACGGCGAGCGTTTGCTGTCGCTGGCCAACCGCCTCGAGGAGGCACCGCACGAGGCTTACGAGGCGCTCTCGACCGCGGATGTACGGTGGCCGACGATCACGCTGAGCACCGGAGAGCCGGTGGAGGTGACCTACGGCCGGTATCGCGCCATCCTCGAGACGAACCGGGTCCAGGCCGACCGGGCACTGGCGTTCCGCGCGCTGCACGAGACGTTTGCGAGCGACCAGAACACGTACGCCGCCCTGTACCACGGTGTGCTGCAGCGTGACTGGTTCGTGGCGCGGGCGAGACGCTACGAGACCACGCTCGATGCGGCGCTCTTCGGCAATGCCATTCCTCCTGCCGTGGTGGAGAACCTGCTGGCGGCGACGCGGGCGGGCGTTGCGCCCCTGCAGCGGTACCACCAGCTGCGAAGGCGGGCGCTCGGGCTCGAGACCTACCACATGTACGACGGCTCGGTGCCGATCGTGGAGTTCGATCGGAAGTACGAGTACGCGGAGGTCCTCGACTGGCTCGTCGCCTCGGTCGCGCCGCTCGGCCTCGACTACCAGGCCGACATGCGTCGGGCCTTCGACGGCCGGTGGATCGACGTGTACGAGAACCCGGGCAAGCGGAGCGGAGCCTACTCGGCGGCCGTCTACGGCGTGCACCCGTACATGCTGCTCAACTACAACGAGACGCTCGACGCGGTGTTCACGCTCGCCCACGAGATGGGCCACTCGATGCACACGCTGCGGTCGCACGCGCACCAGCCATTCGTCTACTCCGACTACACGATTTTCGTCGCCGAGGTGCCGTCGACGTTGAGCGAGGCGCTGTTCCTGGAGTTCATGCTGCAGCGTGCCGACGACCCGCGCGAGCGCGTCGTGCTGCTGCAGCACGCCATCGACTCGATCGTCGGCACCTTCTACACCCAGGTGCTGTTCGCCGACTTCGAGCTCGAGGCGCACCGGCTCGTCGAACGAGGCGAGCCGGTGACGGCCGACGTGCTCGGCGCGCTCTACATGGAGCGTCTGCGCGCGTACCACGGCGATGCCGTCGACTACGACGACCTGTCGCGGGTGACGTGGGCGAGGATTCCGCATTTCTTCAACTCGCCCTACTATGTCTATCAATACGCCACCTGCTTCGCGAGCACGGCCCGGCTGGTGGCCGACCTGCTCGGTGACGACGCGGGCCGCCGCGAGGCGACCGTCGCGCGCTATCTCGGTCTGTTGAAGGCGGGCGGAAGCGATCAGCCGATGATCCTGCTCGAGCGGGCCGGCGTCGACCTCAGCGAGCCGGCGACGGTCGGGGCGGTCGTCGACGAGCTCGACCGGCTCGTGTCGAAGCTCGAGGCCGCGGTGGCCGAGTTGTAG